A genomic segment from Poecilia reticulata strain Guanapo linkage group LG3, Guppy_female_1.0+MT, whole genome shotgun sequence encodes:
- the LOC103461979 gene encoding LIM and senescent cell antigen-like-containing domain protein 1, whose product MLGVAGMTGSFANALVSAVCERCKSGFAPTEKIVNSNGELYHEQCFVCAQCFQQFPEGLFYEFEGRKYCEHDFQMLFAPCCHQCGEFIIGRVIKAMNNSWHPDCFCCDICQAVLADVGFVKNAGRHLCRPCHNREKARGLGKYICQKCHAIIEEQPLIFKNDPYHPDHFNCNNCGKELTADARELKGELFCLPCHDKMGVPICGACRRPIEGRVVNAMGKQWHVEHFVCAKCEKPFLGHRHYERKGLAYCETHYNQLFGDVCYHCNRVIEGDVVSALNKAWCVSCFSCSTCNTKLTLK is encoded by the exons ATGCTGGGGGTAGCTGGGATGACGGGCAG CTTTGCGAATGCCCTGGTCAGCGCAGTGTGTGAGCGGTGTAAAAGTGGCTTCGCTCCAACTGAGAAAATCGTCAACAGTAATGGAGAGCTTTACCACGAGCAGTGCTTTGTCTGCGCCCAGTGTTTCCAGCAGTTTCCAGAAGGACTCTTCTATGAG TTTGAAGGCAGGAAATACTGTGAGCATGACTTCCAGATGCTCTTCGCACCCTGCTGCCACCAGTGTG GGGAGTTCATCATCGGTCGTGTCATTAAGGCCATGAACAACAGTTGGCACCCTGACTGCTTCTGCTGCGATATTTGTCAGGCAGTACTTGCAGATGTGGGGTTTGTCAAAAATGCTGGCAG GCACTTGTGTCGTCCATGCCATAATCGGGAGAAGGCTCGGGGTCTAGGCAAGTATATCTGCCAGAAGTGCCATGCTATTATTGAAGAGCAGCCGCTGATCTTTAAGAACGATCCATATCACCCTGACCACTTCAACTGTAACAACTGCGG aaaagaGCTGACTGCTGATGCAAGAGAACTGAAAGGGGAGCTCTTCTGTTTGCCCTGCCATGATAAGATGGGTGTGCCAATCTGTGGTGCCTGCAGGAGGCCCATTGAGGGACGTGTGGTCAACGCCATGGGCAAGCAGTGGCATGTGGAG CACTTTGTTTGTGCCAAATGTGAGAAACCTTTCCTCGGTCACCGCCATTATGAGAGAAAAGGTTTGGCTTATTGTGAGACGCATTACAATCAG CTCTTTGGGGACGTGTGTTATCACTGCAACCGTGTGATTGAAGGCGATG TTGTGTCTGCTCTCAACAAAGCCTGGTGTGTCAGTTGTTTCTCCTGCTCCACCTGCAACACCAAGCTCACTCTCAAGTAA